One Nicotiana sylvestris chromosome 12, ASM39365v2, whole genome shotgun sequence genomic window carries:
- the LOC104223892 gene encoding uncharacterized protein: MGNCIVLQQKIVKVMKTNGKVLEYKPLMKKDNEVLPLAPEPPTKVPVNKKVTFADEVEESSKKGSDQVLRIKLVISKKELQALLNEGGGLTVDGIVQYPLQKEQISSNEMIKNDCIGWKPALDSIPELD, encoded by the coding sequence ATGGGAAATTGCATAGTTTTGCAACAAAAGATTGTCAAAGTAATGAAAACAAATGGGAAAGTTCTTGAATATAAACCTCTGATGAAGAAAGACAACGAAGTGTTACCTCTAGCACCAGAGCCACCAACAAAAGTACCTGTCAACAAGAAGGTTACTTTTGCAGATGAAGTTGAGGAAAGTAGCAAAAAAGGTTCAGATCAGGTTTTAAGGATTAAGCTTGTCATCAGTAAGAAAGAGTTGCAAGCTCTTTTGAATGAAGGAGGAGGATTAACAGTTGATGGCATAGTTCAATATCCTCTTCAGAAAGAACAAATTAGCTCCAATGAGATGATCAAGAATGATTGTATAGGATGGAAGCCTGCTTTAGATAGTATACCTGAATTAGACTAG